In Cervus elaphus chromosome 27, mCerEla1.1, whole genome shotgun sequence, the genomic stretch AGTCCCCTAacctgtggctcagtgggtaaagaatccacctgcaatgtaagagactcagACTCGaattcgatccccgggttggaaagattcccctggaggagggcatggcaacaacccactccagtattcttgcctggagaatccaatagacagaggagcctggtggtctaccgtccatggggtcacaaagagctggacaggatttgaagtggctgagcatgcatgcaacttGTTTGCCTGCTTCTGCCCTACAATCTATTCTCAATGagagatacttttaaaatataaatcagatcaTGTTACTCTAATATGTGAAAATCTCtactatctatttcacatgtccTCTAACTGCACCTTGTAAGACTACAACCTAGCACTGCAAAGTGTTGTCATCAGGCGGTGATGACACAGCCGTGTTCTCAGGAGTCCACAGCACCATCTTACCAGGCTGCGTGGTATACTAGGTCAgagtgaaaaacaacaaaaccaacaaaaaaaaaacaagacagagaAACTTGACCTTATGTTTAACAAAGTGCCAGAGGGCACAcccctaaataaaaataaaaccacaagatTTTACTCCACATTGAAAGGCTGGATATCAGAATTTATATACTATAGAGAGAGGATCATTTGGCTTGAGGGAGTAGCATGAAGTAGAGGACAGAACCCTGCACTAAGAAGCAGGAGACCCTGAGTTCTAATTCCAGTCTTGCTATTAACTAgtgatgaaaactttaaaaaaaaaaaaaaaatcacttaactcCTGAGTATTACTTCCAACACGTAGAATAAAAAAGTTTCCAAGATTTTTTGTTATAGgtgatttttttaagttgcatACTGCGTCCTTCAACCAAAATCTTATAAGAAAGTGCAATACATAAAATCGGTAAAATGATGATGACACGGTGTACATGTGTGCGCCCACATGCTCGTGCTGTTtacaccctcccacctccaccacctGGCCTTACAACACCACAGCAAAGCAGTTTCAGACCCAGATGATAAATAAACTTGCCAACAATTAAGCAATCTCCATTATTTTCCTAactgactttgaaataaagatgcTTCTcagcagttgttgttcagtcactaagttgtgtccaactcttgcgacctggactgcagcacgccaggcctccctgtccttcactatctcccagtttgctcaaacacatgtccagtaagccagtgatgctatccaacaagTATAACCctcaaattctaaaagacacgAACAAATTCCTGACTCACCTTCCAAGCGTGGTAAGTACCAGAGGGATCAGTCTGATATAATCTTGGGACACCATCATCATCAAAACCTACAATCAAGGCAGATATACCAAAAGGCCTTCGTCCATTGCTCTGAgtatatttctgaaaaataaaatattttcatggctACTCTCTGTATGAGGCCAAAGAAAGGACAACACTATTACTTATCAAATAACAGTCTCTAATAGTAAATAAAGTATTCCTGATAAAATGatctttattaatttgttttgtaTAACTTCAAGATCCTCTTGCTGAATTTCTTCTGTAGTAACCTCAACCcatgatgaaaattttaaaaagtaaatattgacAGTCTTGTAAAATGAAATCATTAAGTTTCTCATGTATGGTCTCAAATTTGTTTTCCTGTTGCCTTATGTAAGTTTGGTAGCATAAATAAACTGTAACCATTTTCCTATTGCAGAGAACTGTGCATGTCATATCATTCTGGTTCTCAACAAAGTTGATTTCAGGAGCTGTGCGAAGCACGGCCTTGGTTTCGCTGTGAGGGACACTGTTGTTATTATCAAGTATTCTTACTTGATACTATTATTATCAAGTATATTCTGTTCACTACGCTCTTATCTCTCCATAAAAATCCAACTAGGACATTTCTTTCAGTCTCAAAACAAGAAACTTTCGTTTCTCTTGAAGAAAAAGCATGTTTTCCTCCTCACTGACAATGGGGCACTGGAAACCAGTTTTATCTTTTAACTTAGTGCAAGGAACTTTCTGAATTTATGTCCTAGGGAGTGGAATTCACGCAAATTCTGAGACTGGCATCCAGAGAAGTTGTGCAGAGCAGCAGCTATGGTAGAAAACTCAGGACCACATTTGTAGGCAACTGTATGAATTCTGGCCTGAGATGCTTTAGACTAGCTTTCTTCTTGGacttgtctaatttttttttattttaatgttgttatatatatatttacaagccACTttaaatttgggttttttttgtttgatttttcttcagCCATGCCACaaaacttgtgggatcttagttcaaaATGCCCCgacccccagcagtggaagccgGAGTCCtaactggattgccagggaatttccaaagCCACTTTAAATTTTGAATGCAAATAGTGAGTTACAACAGAAACTCTTGAAAGAATAgggtttgtctttttttctctgtattcccTAATGTTCCTAGTTCACACGTAGgtatgaagtagatgttttgtaAATGTAGATGTTTTGTAAATACACCTTAAAGGAAAGAAACTTTTACTTTGCTTGCTTAAGCAaccacttttttgttttgttttggccatgccaaacatgtgagatcttagttcctccaccagggatggaaGCAGCATGAAGAAGAAATACATGCACAAggttaaatcattaaaaaaaaaaaaaaaatcatttaaaagaacaaaaggtGTACATGAGGATAACTTTTGTTCCAGAGCCTCAGGCTTCTCCTCGGTAGCAACGCCACTGTTACAGATTCACAATGCATGTTTCTAAAAATGTTCCATGCATAATAGTTTttatatttccaaaataaaacctaaaaaccTTAACTGGGAACCTTGTGTACACAATCTTCTGTACCTTCTGTACACAATCTTCTTGGCTTTTGGTGAGTACCTTTTAACTTGGGAAAATCAaagcaatgaagaaagaaaaatataaataaataaataaaatataaaaatgctgaACTTTGCTGAAATGAATTaaattctaaaaaacaaaatagggCCATTTCTTATaagtatgaaatttaaaaatttaatatctagaatatatagaaCCTATAAAAAATCTCTATGTAAAAACAAATACTAAATTCATCCCAGGAAGTATTCTAAATTCTTTAAGTGTACTATATATTGCAACTCAACAAACATTATTGTaatgttaattttataaataaggaaattgaggcaaaaCAGGCTAAATGGTTTGCCCAAGGCATTAACTAGAAGTAGCAAAGCCAGGACTTAAACCCCAAATTTCTGGCTCCTGGGAGCAAATTCTTAACTGCTAGAGTGCCTGTCAAAAGAAAAGATAGTTTACACTAGGAGAAATGAAAATAGCAAACAAACATGTGGGGGAAAAATTGACCTCACTActaattataaaatacaaattaaaacaactatTACAATACTATGCTAtacttatttgcaaaataaaagaaaaatgaaaaacccaATGCTGATGATTCTTTAGGGATATATTTATGTACTGCTAGTTGTACGATAAAAATTTGTTCAATCTTTTTAGAAAGCAATTTAGCTACATATAACAAGAGTCTTAAAACTAATTACAACCTTTAATCTAGGAATCCCAGACTGAAAGTTAATTTAACAAtataattcaaaaaagaaaaaactgtgacCAAGATAGAATAATGTTATTAAAGTAGCAGATTGAAAGGGAGAGGCAGCAAGAGAGGCAgaaagagggggtgggggagggaaggagaaaaggaaaaaacctgGAGCGACCTAAATCATTAGGAGACAGCAATTAGAAACAGTACTACATAGTTAGGGTGGCGAGTGTTAAGAACTATGTTGCTGTggataaataacaaagaaaatgataataaatgaagcaaaatttGTATGCATCATGATTATACTAAAAGTCAAATCATGTATCTACATATGGATTCAGAAGACATAATATCTAAACTTGATCAGTTGTGTTTAGCTTTGTAGATGAAAGAATCAGGTATTTCTATGGAAAACTTTAAAAGTGGTGTCTTACTGCTACATCTCTGAACTACAGAAATCTCCTTAAAaggtcacacttttttttttaatatttaattctcAGAATTGATACTGATTGAGATTTCTAGTGATCAAATCAATCTACTCCACTGGTATAAGAATCTGAGTGTGAAGTGAGAAATAATAAGGAATTCAGTACATTTTAACAGGCTGAATGGTTGGAGTGACTAGTGTTCCCATGCTAGGACCCATCACGGTGGAAAAAAGAACACGTGGGGGAATCTGTTGGCATGCTGGCTTACCTGCTTTAAGGTCGCTATGAAGCGAGTTATATATTCGACAGTGACCGGGTCCTCAACTGTGAGCTTATGACTCTGGCACTCCACACGCGCTCTGTTTATGACGACTCTCGCATCAGCAGTCAGCCCTATAAAAACAGTCAAAGAAGAAAAGTGCTTTGGCCACCATTATATTTTTCCTGTaacattctttgttttttccaaTATATGTCCATAATAAAGAATTTATGAAATAGAGTATCACTCATCCTAAGTTGCTTTGTTTCCTTCATTTGATCCattcttatttactttttaaagaagattgttttaattaatatttaaacatGAATGTTAAGTAACCTATTTCCCAAAGATCAAGATGGTTTAATTTACAGTAGCTGGTTTGATTATTaggttttattaaattaaaaaaaaaacaacaattctgtagtcaaattttaaaagcttttttgagACAGTATCAGTGGCAGATTTGTTCAAAAGCTGACCGTCTATCCTGATTCCAGAATCAAGCTACTTATTACCTAAACCATAAAGTAAGCTGGATTTCTTCTTATGAAGATGACGAAACTTCATTATCAAACACGAATTCAATCTGCATTCAACATAACCATGACATGCCACTTGTCAGCTTTTTGTCTAAGATTAGGGGTTTGAAAATCAAgaacattaaaacagaaaaagaagggcATTTGCTGGCAGTCGAATGGTGAGGACTCTGGCATGTCCATTGctgagggcctggattcaattccttTCAGGGAACTAGGATGCCAAAAGGTATACAgccaaaaaacaagaaagaaggaaagaaaaattcatCTTACTTTTATCATACCAAAACATCATGTGATGAATTCCTAACACTTCTAAGAGGAGACAGAAGATGTTTCTATCAAAATGACCAAAAACTTAAATGGATTACAAATGATTACAAACATTTCTATTGAAGACTTTGGCATTTGACCTTTTCATCACCATTTACTTTCTTTctccactctcttttttttttttttctctccactctCTTAATATCATATTGCTCAAAAAACTCATTCACAAAATCTCTGAAACAGCCGTTTCTCACATAACCAATCAGTCTTCTGCAGTCACAAGCTCTTGTTTCTTTCCATGCCATTTCAAAATGTGTTTCTACAAACCTGAAAGAATGGTTAGTTCCTGAAGATAGTTAACAGTAACCAACAAAGAAGCAGCTGTCAGAACATGCCACTGTTGAGAACCACTCTAACACTCAGGAGTAGGGTATGAATTACAATCAGACACTCAATTAAAGAGAAGAAATGGATTCTTTTCTTTTCGCAAAGGTTATCTGAGAGAAAGAAGTGGTGATAGATTGACTTAGCCTACCCTATAGGCTAAAAGCTTcactccatttaaaaatatgataagaAAGGAGATATTGAAGTACagtatttctttacattgtaaataatgatataatccaaaactatagaaaaataaaagtatatgtaGAAAACTCATTATCAGAAATCTTGGTTTATAGAGTTGTGATTTCCCCCCAAAATATAAGACATACTATTTATGTTTAATGAGAAATGGCGTATAGTATATTTATGATGAATATTATGTAACAGCTACAGTCGGGCCCGCTGTGTTACCTAAAATACCAACACACTCTGCATCATTACTGTAGGCCCACAAGTACCTGCAAAAGCCATGCAGACGTGGTCATCAAGGGCACAAATCTTCCTCACAGTTCTTTCATCTTGAAGCTTGGCAACGGATTTTTTTTCGACCCCAAGCACAACTATATTAGTACCTCGAATTCCAACCTGTTGAGTCATTATAAGAAAAAATGAGCTGGCCATTTTTACACCTAAAAGCAAATTATTCTAACAAATGACTTACAGGAAAAGGGTTTTCCTTAAACTTtcaatataaaagagaaaaacagacttCCAAGAAAACTAAAGACACACAAGTATAGGCTTACAGGAAGTCCATTTCCCAAACTCAAAGCAAAGACAAATAGGTATAAACTAGAATACACCACCAGTGCTGAAACTACACGACTGTCCTAATCTCATACGCCTAAgggtgagtgaaagtgaaaactcgctcagtcgtgtccgactctttgagaccccagggactgtagcccaccaggctccttacaGAACAACATTTACCCAAATGAAACAAGATGCTGGGAATACGTATGCATTTCTTGTAGAATGGGCAGTACCAGTACCGGTGGTAGTAGAAGCAGTATAGAATGTCAAGTAGATAAAATCCTGAAAGCTCTTCCATATATCTCAGTTAGGAGGGATAAGGATTAGGGACCATATGCAGACAATTTGGCAGCTTTTTATAAAACAGGCAATTAACATACAATCTAGTAATTGTGCACTTGGGAGATTTtatcagagaaataaaagcatgttCACACAAAAGTGTGCTATGAATGTACCTTTATTCATAAAaactccaaactggaaacaactcaaatgttctCCAATACATGAATAGTTAATTAAACACTATGGTACATCCATATCATGGAACACTACTTGCACTAAAACACATACATGAAACAACTTGGATGAAACtcaagggaaaaaagcaaatccCAGAAAGTTTCATACTGTATGATGTCATTTAAATAACAATTTGAAGTTACAAAATTTTACACATGGAGGATAGATGAATGCTG encodes the following:
- the PSMA8 gene encoding proteasome subunit alpha-type 8, yielding MASRYDRAITVFSPDGHLFQVEYAQEAVKKGSTAVGIRGTNIVVLGVEKKSVAKLQDERTVRKICALDDHVCMAFAGLTADARVVINRARVECQSHKLTVEDPVTVEYITRFIATLKQKYTQSNGRRPFGISALIVGFDDDGVPRLYQTDPSGTYHAWKANAIGRSAKTVREFLEKNYTEDAIAHDNEAIKLAIRALLEVVQSGGKNIELAIIRRNQPLKMFSAKEIELQVNEIEKEKEEAEKKKSKKTT